In Oryza sativa Japonica Group chromosome 8, ASM3414082v1, the sequence acttaggTTTGATAAAGTTTattgaaaaatataacaacatttgtaacactaaattagttttattacgTCTAACATAGAACATATTTAAATagtttatttgttttgtattaaaaatattgctatattttttttgtaaatttagtcaaacctaAGTAAGTTTAACTTAGAAAATATTGAAACTACTTAGatagtatattttattttgtcgTACAATATATAAATTGGTATATGTAAATGGGATCCCAATAAAACACAcatatgaaagttttttttacatgggaaaaagaaggaaaataatccaaaataaaaaatcgTGTTAATTAGTTAACACTTCAGAAGTACATGCAGATAGATATATTAAGCTTACTGGCTTGTTTACGACGTTCGAATTTTAGATGATCGACCGATTGGTAAGAAAGTTTCAGGAAGTCTGATAATTAGCGCAGTGCCACCAATATAAGTCGTGGTACACACCTACCACACCAGCTAAATGGGATTTGCACGAGTAGATATCATCAAGGTTTTTTTTAGTAGTGTTATATATCCATGTTACTTAATTAGGTGATCTACCATATAGATCATCAAGGTTTGCATTGCATGCAGCACATCTTGCATGATATCATTATAGCACGTAGCATCAGGATATAAACTGATCTGCAGAAAAAGCCACCGAACTTCGTCTGTCCCAACTAATTTTCTGGAGGCTTATATTGTCGATCACCAACGTAACCCCTTAAACTGGCCACAGGCtagaacatactccctccgtttcataatataaggaattttgagtttttgattgtactgtttgactatttgtcttattaaaaaaaattagaattattatttattttctttgtgacttgctttattatctaaagtattttaagcacaacttttattttttatatttgcaaaaaaaatttgaataagatgagtggtcaaacattacaagcaaaaactcaaaatctcttatattatgggacggtaGGAGTATATCAAACCTGCCAACTCTACTTGTACGGATGGTGTTGCCTagctagtaattaattaatccataattattggGCATTTCCAAGCAACTCTCCTCTTCCTCACCAAACCCTGATCCCTTTTAGAACCCTACTTAAAGCAGCTCACACCTTCAGTATCAGTACACACCAAGGCAACACACACTAATACACAATCAAATTAATTCCGAGTTCTAATTAACGTACGTAAAAGAAGGAGAAGAGATGGCTGCTTCTCGCCGCGTCGcgatctccctcctcctcctggtcgcggccatggcgagctccttctccttctccccgTGCACCgcgcagtcgtcgtcgtcgtgcgcGAGCTACACCTTCTCCAGCAACCAGCAGTACGGCTCGTGCGCCACCCTGCCGCGCCTGGGCGCCACGCTGCACTACAACtacacggcggcggccagcaccgtcgccgtcgcgttccGCGCGCCGCAGCCGGCGGGCGGCAAGGGGTGGGTGGCGTGGGGGATCAACCCGAGCGGCAGCGGGATGGTGGGCACCCAGGCCGTGGTGGCGTTCCGCCACTCCAACGGCAGCCTCGTCGCGTACCCGACGGTGCTCGGCAGCTACGCGCCGTCCATGGCGCCCGCGGCGGCCAAGGACCTGGCCCTCCCCGTCTCCGGCGTGTCGGCGGAGGAGAACGGCAAGGCGAAGGAGGTGGTGGTGTACGCGACGGTGGCGCTGCCGGCCGGGAAGGGGACCAAGTTCAACCACGTGTGGCAGCAGGGCAGCtcggtggccggcgacgtgccGGCGGCGCACCCCACCTCCGGGGACAACGTCCTCTCCGTCGGCAGCATCGACTTCAGCAAGTGATCGATCGTACATATATACTGGTATATACGTACACTTGTTCGATCGTATACGTACGTACGCCCGGCTGCTTGTAATGTTGGTATACAAGTATATTCATGTACACATGTGTTAATTATTTATGCTTCTGGTAGATCGGCTCCCATTAGATGTGTGGAGTATATGTATGATGATTATGTCAGTGAGACTCCATGTATGTATtgtctatatatatgtacagcCGGAAAGTTTGCAATGTACTATTTCTTCCCTTGTTTGTGTTTAAACctacatgtatatatttatatctatCAAAAAACTATCTAAAACTATTCTGTAATAAATATGTGCCACTTATTCACTAGGAAAAAAACAGTGTTCACAATACGAAACAAAAGATTTCACTGTTTTGGATATTTATAATAAATATCAAAGAAGCAAACGAATTCAGTAAGGCAAGATGTGCCACAAAAGACCGAGCAGAGTAACAATCCAATCCCACAGTTCGATCGGCTCGATCGATCCAGTCCCAAATATTGTGCCACCGCAGCTACCTCCTCAGGAAATATTGCTGTAAAGCAAAGGCTAAACCAGTAGATTGTACAGAACGAAAAGAACGGGATAATCTTCACCTTTGCATTGCTGCTTTTTTTTCAGTCCGTTAAACTGAGATACCACTTCGTACGTACGAGACATACCACTTCGTACGTACGAGACACAATTGTTCATAAATGATGCCGCGTTTACCCTTGCAAATGGGTTAAAAGAGGCATCTTGAGAGCTCTCCTTGTATCAAAATAGAAATTAAATCAGAACAACTTAAATGATTAGCAAATcccactatatatatttttttgaaatgcACGGCGGCCTGGAATTTATAGAAGGGAAGAAATAGCAGCACAATACATAAACGTTAACATACAAGCCCTGGCTAGTCTAGTTCACAAACCTTCGCGACGAGAAAATCTCGCGAACAGTTCCAATGCTCTCATTCTGTCTTAATCCCGGCGTCTAATGacgctagaaaaaaaatcacgcaTTTAATTATTTTCACCTATTTTATTGTTTTGGTTATAACTTTTATCCTTTTTTCTGATTTCAGTTTGAATGGAATGaaaactctatttttttaaaaaatatccattaaactttctatttacaaatataatttctatataaagTTTACTATATAAAGTATCTATAGATAAAGTCTatccatatatataaactttaaatacataaaatctatatatataaactttttatataaaaaggtCTATAGGTGGAAAGTTTTTGCGGAAatagttcatatagaaaatttccCGTTAGAAAAAAACTATAATGGAAAAAGAAACGTGAAAAAATcggaatggaaaagaaaaacagaaaaaaaaaccctaatatCTTGGTTACGTGCAAGAGTTACAATGGAAAAAACGTAAAAGAGGAAACCGATAGGATAAGTACTTATCTATGCTAATATAAAAAGTATGAGTTCATCTCCAATCCTGAAATCTTTCAGATCCACTAtcgtgtgggacccacctgtcatccctaatAAAAAAACCGCACCGCGCgcaccaaaaaaagaaaaaaaaagaaacgctgCGAAAGAAATTAACGCGCACTCCCGCCGGACCTaacccacgccgcgccgcccgccggaccgcctcaccgccgccgcaatACATATTCAGAGACTACCTCGCCGCCGATTATTGCCCTAGCCGCGACCACACCAAAACAAACTGCCATccactccgccgtcgccgtcgccgactccgccgccgccaccatcaccgCCTCTGCCGacttcgccaccgccaccgctacCGCCACTGCCGACTTCGCTGCCGCcagtgccgccgtcgccgactccGCTGACGCCGTCACTGCCGCGACCATCGCCACACGATATAAGCAATAATGTGGAGATCGATCCAACGGTGAGTTAAACATTCGTCACATCGATCCTTGACTAGCTAGCTATGATCTGTCGCTCtctgcttaattaatttgaatTGTACAGTCTTGGTCCAGAGTAAACTAACTtttcagttaaatatatcaacTTGTTGATTTTCGTTTGATCAATAATTCATAAATTTAGGATGCAG encodes:
- the LOC4345306 gene encoding cytochrome b561 and DOMON domain-containing protein At5g47530, which gives rise to MAASRRVAISLLLLVAAMASSFSFSPCTAQSSSSCASYTFSSNQQYGSCATLPRLGATLHYNYTAAASTVAVAFRAPQPAGGKGWVAWGINPSGSGMVGTQAVVAFRHSNGSLVAYPTVLGSYAPSMAPAAAKDLALPVSGVSAEENGKAKEVVVYATVALPAGKGTKFNHVWQQGSSVAGDVPAAHPTSGDNVLSVGSIDFSK